In Aquimarina spinulae, a single window of DNA contains:
- the ahcY gene encoding adenosylhomocysteinase — MSTKTVPYVPYKVKDISLAAWGRKEIELAEAEMPGLMSLREEYKDEQPLKGARIAGCLHMTIQTAVLIETLQALGAEVTWSSCNIFSTQDQAAAAIAEAGTPVYAWKGMNDEEFDWCIEQTLFFGEDRKPLNMILDDGGDLTNMVLDKYPELVEGINGLSEETTTGVHRLYERMTNGTLPMPAINVNDSVTKSKFDNKYGCKESAVDAIRRATDVMLAGKRVVVCGYGDVGKGTAASFRGAGSIVTITEIDPICALQAAMDGFEVKKLETVVGKADVVITTTGNKDIVRGEHFQAMKDKTIVCNIGHFDNEIDVAWLNSQSEKIEIKPQVDKYNIGGNDIILLAEGRLVNLGCATGHPSFVMSNSFTNQTLAQIELWTNLENYENKVYMLPKHLDEKVAKLHLAKIGVELTDLSKDQAEYIGVTVEGPYKPEYYRY, encoded by the coding sequence ATGAGTACTAAAACTGTACCTTATGTTCCTTACAAGGTGAAAGATATTTCATTAGCTGCCTGGGGAAGAAAAGAAATCGAATTAGCTGAAGCAGAAATGCCAGGACTTATGTCTCTTCGTGAAGAATATAAAGATGAGCAACCTCTTAAAGGTGCTCGTATTGCGGGTTGTTTGCATATGACTATCCAAACTGCAGTGTTAATAGAAACACTTCAGGCTCTTGGTGCAGAGGTAACCTGGAGTTCTTGTAACATATTTTCTACTCAGGATCAAGCTGCAGCTGCAATCGCAGAAGCAGGTACCCCAGTATATGCCTGGAAAGGTATGAATGATGAAGAATTTGACTGGTGTATAGAACAAACTCTATTTTTTGGTGAAGATCGTAAACCTTTAAATATGATCCTTGATGATGGAGGAGACTTAACTAATATGGTTTTAGACAAGTATCCTGAATTGGTAGAAGGAATCAATGGTTTATCTGAGGAAACAACTACTGGAGTTCATAGATTATATGAGCGTATGACAAATGGAACGCTTCCTATGCCTGCGATTAATGTAAACGATAGTGTTACTAAATCAAAATTTGACAATAAATACGGATGTAAAGAAAGTGCTGTAGATGCGATTCGTCGTGCTACCGATGTAATGCTTGCTGGTAAACGTGTTGTTGTTTGTGGATATGGAGATGTAGGTAAAGGTACTGCTGCATCGTTTAGAGGAGCAGGTTCTATAGTAACTATTACTGAAATTGACCCGATTTGTGCTTTACAAGCAGCCATGGACGGTTTTGAAGTGAAAAAACTAGAAACTGTTGTTGGAAAAGCAGACGTTGTTATTACCACTACCGGAAATAAAGATATTGTTCGCGGAGAACACTTTCAAGCAATGAAAGATAAAACCATTGTTTGTAATATCGGGCATTTTGATAATGAGATTGATGTGGCTTGGTTAAATTCGCAAAGCGAGAAAATTGAGATCAAACCTCAAGTAGATAAGTACAACATTGGAGGTAATGACATTATACTTCTTGCCGAAGGTCGTTTAGTAAATCTAGGTTGCGCAACAGGTCACCCAAGTTTTGTAATGAGTAATTCATTTACCAATCAGACTTTAGCACAAATTGAACTTTGGACTAATCTCGAAAATTACGAAAACAAGGTATACATGCTTCCGAAGCACCTAGATGAAAAGGTAGCAAAATTACACCTTGCTAAAATTGGAGTAGAACTTACTGATCTTAGCAAAGATCAAGCTGAGTATATTGGTGTAACCGTTGAAGGACCTTACAAGCCTGAATATTACAGATACTAA
- the rpmA gene encoding 50S ribosomal protein L27 — protein sequence MAHKKGVGSSKNGRESESKRLGVKIFGGQAAVAGNIIVRQRGTAHKPGENVYAGKDHTLHAKVDGLVKFTKKKDNKSYVSIIPFEA from the coding sequence ATGGCTCATAAAAAAGGAGTTGGTAGTTCGAAAAACGGTAGAGAATCAGAATCGAAACGCTTAGGTGTGAAGATATTTGGTGGACAAGCTGCCGTGGCTGGTAACATCATTGTAAGACAAAGAGGTACAGCCCACAAGCCAGGTGAAAACGTATATGCAGGTAAAGATCATACTCTACATGCTAAAGTAGATGGTTTAGTGAAATTTACTAAAAAGAAAGACAATAAATCCTATGTTTCTATAATTCCATTTGAAGCATAA
- the rplU gene encoding 50S ribosomal protein L21, with protein sequence MYAIVEIAGQQFKVAKDQKVFVHRLAGEEGDKVSFDKVLLAADGDKVTLGAPAIDGAQVGAKITRHLKGDKVIVFKKKRRKGYRVKNGHRQSLTEIIIESIVTSGAKKTATKKAEPKAKAEKEVKASTPKAETKAAAPKKEAAKPKADKEDLSAKTVAELKEMAKAQGISGISSMKKAELIEALQGK encoded by the coding sequence ATGTACGCAATTGTAGAGATAGCAGGGCAGCAATTTAAAGTTGCAAAAGACCAAAAAGTATTTGTACATCGTTTAGCAGGAGAAGAAGGAGATAAAGTCTCTTTTGATAAAGTTCTTCTTGCGGCAGATGGAGATAAAGTTACTTTAGGCGCCCCAGCTATAGATGGAGCTCAAGTAGGAGCAAAAATCACAAGACACCTTAAAGGTGATAAAGTTATTGTTTTCAAGAAAAAGAGACGTAAAGGATACCGTGTTAAAAATGGTCACCGCCAATCTCTTACAGAAATTATTATCGAAAGTATAGTAACTTCTGGAGCTAAGAAAACTGCAACTAAAAAAGCTGAACCAAAAGCTAAAGCAGAGAAAGAAGTAAAAGCTTCTACTCCAAAAGCTGAAACTAAAGCAGCTGCTCCTAAGAAAGAAGCAGCAAAGCCAAAAGCTGATAAAGAAGATTTAAGCGCTAAGACAGTAGCTGAATTAAAAGAGATGGCTAAAGCGCAGGGAATCTCTGGGATTTCTTCTATGAAGAAAGCAGAATTAATTGAAGCTTTACAAGGAAAATAA
- a CDS encoding DUF4199 domain-containing protein — protein sequence MKKSTIPVRYGLLIAVGLIAYFLLLSLVGVQTKPVFSLGNGIIVALGLYKAMKNYKREKGSDFEYQKGFMAGLFTGFNATVIFIIFFAIYVTNINTNFLPEMLANWSSHYHVGVGVVVFVAAVMGFATTFVLTLSFMQLFKESWNPKKNHNSKPVEV from the coding sequence ATGAAAAAATCAACTATTCCTGTTAGATATGGACTCCTTATTGCGGTTGGACTTATTGCATATTTTTTACTCCTTTCTCTGGTTGGTGTGCAAACAAAGCCTGTTTTTAGTTTAGGTAATGGTATTATAGTTGCTCTTGGTTTGTACAAAGCCATGAAAAACTACAAACGGGAAAAAGGAAGTGATTTTGAATATCAAAAAGGATTTATGGCAGGACTTTTTACAGGGTTTAATGCTACAGTTATTTTTATTATCTTTTTTGCAATATATGTAACTAATATCAACACTAATTTCTTACCAGAAATGCTGGCGAATTGGAGTTCGCATTATCATGTGGGAGTAGGGGTAGTTGTGTTTGTTGCAGCAGTTATGGGGTTTGCTACTACTTTTGTGCTTACATTATCTTTTATGCAATTATTTAAAGAAAGCTGGAATCCTAAAAAAAATCACAATTCAAAGCCTGTAGAGGTATAA
- a CDS encoding DMT family transporter, whose amino-acid sequence MQNTRLKWIYLAVLSVVWGSSFILIKKSLIGLTPLQLGALRTLFAATFLFLIGFRSMRKIAASDWKWVIISAFAGTFIPAFLFAFAETEIDSGIASILNSTTPLVTLILGMLIFSIRFSKNQFFGVIVGLIGCVALILEGASVNPNQNYWYALLVLCASVCYAINVNIIKRYMQHIPPMAIANGNFIVLVIPALVVLCFSGFFKAEVVTSPKVHMSLIYISILAIVGTGIAKVLFNKLVQISTPVFATSVTYTIPIVAMLWGILDNEKFTLYQVLASGVIILGVYLANRNR is encoded by the coding sequence ATGCAAAACACAAGACTAAAATGGATATATCTGGCAGTACTTTCTGTGGTATGGGGTAGTTCATTTATTCTTATCAAAAAATCATTGATCGGACTTACGCCGCTACAATTGGGTGCGTTAAGAACATTGTTTGCAGCAACATTTTTATTCTTGATCGGATTTAGAAGCATGAGAAAAATAGCAGCATCAGACTGGAAATGGGTGATCATATCTGCCTTTGCAGGAACATTTATCCCTGCTTTTTTATTTGCCTTTGCCGAGACAGAAATTGATAGTGGTATAGCATCAATCCTTAATTCTACCACACCACTGGTTACTTTGATTCTGGGGATGTTGATTTTCTCTATTCGATTTAGTAAAAATCAATTCTTTGGTGTGATTGTGGGGCTAATAGGTTGTGTTGCTCTGATATTAGAAGGGGCTTCGGTAAACCCAAATCAAAACTATTGGTATGCACTATTAGTGCTTTGTGCTTCCGTATGTTATGCAATAAATGTAAATATCATAAAAAGGTATATGCAGCATATCCCGCCTATGGCAATTGCTAACGGAAATTTTATTGTATTAGTGATCCCTGCTTTGGTCGTGTTATGTTTTTCGGGGTTTTTTAAAGCCGAAGTAGTTACTAGTCCAAAAGTGCATATGAGCTTGATATATATTTCTATACTTGCCATAGTAGGTACAGGTATTGCAAAAGTATTGTTTAATAAACTAGTGCAGATAAGTACACCTGTATTTGCGACTTCGGTAACCTATACTATTCCTATTGTAGCTATGCTATGGGGGATATTGGATAATGAGAAATTTACATTGTATCAAGTACTTGCTTCTGGAGTTATTATTCTGGGAGTATATTTAGCTAATAGAAATAGATAG
- the gldD gene encoding gliding motility lipoprotein GldD, with product MKTKIVRFFIVTSICMLFSCGGEILPKPEGMLRLSYPAPKYKELALPCPYSFEKNEFSELRRARRNKNCWYNLEYKKLRATMYISYYEINNNLDSLLRDAQNLTQEHVIKADGIVQTPYANEENKVYGMFYEVSGDAASPSQFYVTDSIRHFIVGSMYFKVKPNYDSILPAANYLRNDMRYFMETLRWKE from the coding sequence ATGAAAACGAAAATAGTTAGATTTTTTATAGTGACCAGTATATGTATGCTATTTTCTTGCGGGGGCGAAATACTGCCTAAACCAGAAGGGATGCTGCGTTTAAGTTACCCTGCTCCCAAGTATAAAGAGTTGGCATTGCCTTGTCCTTATTCTTTTGAAAAAAACGAATTTTCAGAACTACGTAGAGCGAGAAGAAATAAAAATTGTTGGTACAATCTAGAGTATAAAAAACTAAGAGCCACGATGTATATTTCTTATTATGAAATTAACAATAACCTGGATTCATTACTTAGGGATGCTCAAAACCTTACTCAGGAACATGTAATCAAAGCAGATGGGATTGTACAAACACCATATGCAAATGAAGAAAATAAAGTATATGGTATGTTTTATGAGGTTTCTGGTGATGCAGCTTCTCCATCTCAGTTTTATGTCACCGATAGTATTCGGCATTTTATAGTAGGTTCTATGTATTTTAAGGTGAAACCTAACTATGATTCTATACTTCCTGCTGCGAATTATTTGCGTAATGATATGAGGTATTTTATGGAAACGCTTCGTTGGAAAGAGTAA
- a CDS encoding gliding motility-associated protein GldE, whose amino-acid sequence MDPDPEPLFISLFVFDFMQTINVVVLVVLLIFSALISGSEVALFSLTPTDLKDEENASKNLRIVSKLLDNPKKLLATILVANNFINIAIVLLFDTLGKIYFSNLDYVWLGWINVRFVVEVGVAAFLILLFGEILPKLYASRNKVKFAKFMARPLAILDWAISPVSMPMRSITVGIHNRLGKQKSNLSVDQLSQALELTSDKDTTDEEKKILEGIVSFGNTDTKQVMHPRMDIFALNSATAYQEILPVVIEKGYSRIPVYEDSIDNVIGILYVKDLLPYINTSSFDWISLLRDPYFVPENKKLDDLLNDFKDKKNHLAIVVDEYGGTSGLISLEDIIEEIVGDISDEFDDEDLIFSKLDDQNYVFEGRTALKDFYKVLKLEDNEVFEEKKGDAETIAGLLLEISGSFPKRGEIIVVDQYTFKIESLDNKRIKQVKLTINENENS is encoded by the coding sequence TTGGACCCTGATCCTGAACCGTTATTTATTTCACTATTTGTTTTCGATTTTATGCAAACTATTAATGTGGTTGTACTGGTAGTGCTGCTCATTTTTTCTGCATTAATATCTGGTAGTGAAGTAGCTCTATTTTCTTTAACTCCCACAGATCTTAAAGATGAAGAGAATGCGTCTAAGAATCTTAGGATTGTATCTAAATTACTAGATAACCCTAAAAAGTTATTAGCCACCATATTAGTGGCAAATAACTTTATCAATATAGCGATAGTGTTGCTCTTTGATACTTTGGGGAAGATATATTTTAGCAATCTTGATTATGTTTGGCTAGGTTGGATTAATGTGAGATTTGTAGTAGAAGTCGGAGTCGCAGCATTCTTGATTTTATTGTTTGGTGAAATTTTACCCAAACTATATGCCAGTAGAAATAAGGTGAAGTTCGCTAAATTTATGGCAAGACCCCTGGCAATTCTGGATTGGGCCATTTCGCCAGTTAGTATGCCAATGCGTAGCATCACTGTTGGGATTCATAACCGATTAGGAAAACAGAAATCTAATTTAAGTGTAGATCAATTGTCACAGGCATTAGAATTAACCTCAGACAAGGATACTACAGACGAAGAGAAGAAAATATTAGAAGGTATTGTATCTTTCGGAAACACAGATACTAAGCAGGTGATGCATCCTAGAATGGATATTTTTGCGTTAAATAGTGCAACTGCATATCAAGAAATTCTTCCTGTAGTTATCGAAAAAGGATATTCCAGGATTCCGGTGTATGAGGATAGTATCGATAATGTAATTGGGATTCTGTATGTAAAAGACTTATTGCCTTATATTAATACATCTTCTTTTGATTGGATATCTCTGTTAAGAGATCCTTATTTTGTACCAGAGAATAAAAAACTAGATGATTTACTTAATGATTTTAAGGATAAAAAAAATCATCTGGCTATAGTTGTAGATGAGTATGGAGGAACCAGTGGTTTGATTTCTCTCGAAGATATTATAGAAGAAATTGTAGGAGATATTAGTGATGAGTTTGATGATGAAGATTTAATATTTTCAAAATTAGATGATCAAAACTATGTTTTTGAAGGAAGAACAGCTTTAAAAGATTTTTATAAAGTACTGAAACTGGAAGATAATGAGGTTTTTGAAGAAAAGAAAGGGGATGCAGAAACTATTGCAGGCTTGTTGCTAGAGATCTCTGGAAGTTTCCCAAAACGTGGAGAAATTATTGTAGTAGATCAGTATACTTTTAAAATAGAATCGTTGGATAATAAGCGAATAAAACAAGTGAAATTGACCATTAATGAAAACGAAAATAGTTAG
- a CDS encoding single-stranded DNA-binding protein — protein MSGTLNKVMLIGHTGDEVKMHYFEGGSCIGRFPLATNDSYVNKSTGERVNTTEWHNIVVRNKAAEICEKYLNKGDKVYIEGRLKTRKWQDEQGKDRYSTEIQCTDFTFLTPKNENQPSEHKPQNTPQTNTPATSNSQEVSSNSPATEDDDLPF, from the coding sequence ATGTCTGGAACACTAAATAAAGTAATGCTTATAGGGCATACGGGTGATGAGGTAAAGATGCATTATTTTGAAGGAGGTAGTTGCATAGGCAGATTTCCTCTTGCTACTAATGATTCGTATGTAAATAAAAGTACAGGAGAACGTGTAAACACTACAGAGTGGCACAATATCGTGGTTAGAAATAAAGCTGCAGAAATTTGCGAGAAATACCTTAATAAGGGAGATAAGGTATATATTGAAGGCCGTCTTAAAACCAGAAAATGGCAAGATGAGCAAGGAAAAGACAGGTATAGTACAGAAATACAATGTACAGATTTTACTTTTCTTACACCTAAGAATGAGAACCAACCTTCTGAGCATAAACCTCAGAATACCCCACAAACTAACACACCTGCTACCAGCAATTCGCAGGAAGTTTCATCTAATTCACCAGCAACAGAAGATGATGATCTTCCGTTCTGA
- the mutY gene encoding A/G-specific adenine glycosylase, with product MIFSKKLITWYLQNKRSMPWRETKNPYHIWLSEIILQQTRVAQGLPYYMSFTETFPTVFDLANASEEEVLKLWQGLGYYSRARNLHATAKYVANDLNGVFPDTYKGLIQLKGVGDYTASAIASICYAEAVPVVDGNVYRVLSRYFGIDTPINSTKGVKEFKELAITLMDHEEPAEYNQAIMEFGALQCKPKSPYCIVCPLQDSCEALKNGKVAILPVKIKKLKIKKRYFNYLVFFTEDKKTIIQQRVGSGIWKGLYEFPLIESDAIDTDAIASHVVFREMIKDKEYEIVPHQQEAIVHKLSHQHLYTRFYIVKSDMPSKINQDQKIVDYEEIHTYPVPILLGNFIDAFF from the coding sequence ATGATATTTTCTAAAAAACTCATTACGTGGTACTTACAAAATAAAAGGTCGATGCCATGGCGAGAAACTAAAAATCCATATCATATTTGGCTCAGTGAAATTATACTTCAGCAGACCAGAGTGGCGCAAGGATTACCTTATTATATGTCGTTTACAGAAACTTTTCCAACGGTATTTGATCTTGCAAATGCAAGTGAAGAAGAAGTGTTAAAGTTATGGCAGGGATTAGGGTATTATTCGAGAGCCAGAAATCTACATGCTACGGCAAAATATGTAGCAAATGATTTAAATGGTGTTTTTCCCGATACATATAAAGGTCTCATACAATTAAAAGGAGTTGGCGATTATACAGCGAGCGCTATAGCTTCTATATGTTATGCCGAAGCGGTTCCTGTAGTAGACGGAAATGTATACCGGGTATTGTCACGATATTTTGGAATCGATACTCCTATTAATAGTACAAAAGGAGTAAAAGAATTTAAAGAACTTGCGATAACCTTAATGGATCATGAAGAGCCAGCAGAATATAACCAGGCAATTATGGAGTTTGGAGCACTACAATGCAAACCCAAAAGTCCGTATTGCATTGTATGTCCACTGCAAGATAGTTGCGAAGCACTTAAAAATGGAAAAGTAGCTATATTGCCAGTTAAAATCAAAAAACTAAAAATCAAAAAACGCTACTTTAATTATTTGGTGTTTTTTACAGAAGATAAAAAAACGATCATCCAACAAAGAGTAGGTAGTGGTATATGGAAAGGATTATATGAGTTTCCTTTAATAGAAAGTGATGCTATAGATACAGATGCTATTGCATCTCATGTTGTTTTTAGAGAAATGATAAAAGATAAAGAGTATGAGATTGTACCTCATCAACAAGAGGCTATTGTGCATAAATTATCTCATCAGCATTTATATACCCGATTTTATATCGTTAAATCAGATATGCCTTCAAAAATAAACCAGGATCAAAAAATTGTTGATTATGAGGAAATACATACCTATCCCGTTCCTATTCTGTTGGGTAATTTTATAGATGCCTTTTTTTAG
- a CDS encoding HU family DNA-binding protein, translating into MTKADIVAKISEKLGIEKGDVQATVETFMEEVKSSLESGDNVYLRGFGSFIIKTRAEKTGRNISKNTTIKIPAHNIPAFKPAKVFVEGVKTNVEVK; encoded by the coding sequence ATGACTAAAGCAGATATTGTAGCAAAAATTTCAGAAAAATTAGGAATAGAAAAAGGTGATGTTCAGGCAACGGTTGAAACCTTTATGGAAGAGGTAAAAAGTTCACTAGAGAGTGGAGATAATGTATACCTTAGAGGATTTGGTAGTTTTATAATCAAAACCAGAGCAGAGAAAACAGGCCGTAATATTTCTAAGAACACTACGATCAAAATTCCTGCACACAATATACCTGCGTTTAAACCTGCAAAAGTATTTGTAGAAGGTGTAAAAACTAACGTAGAAGTAAAATAA
- a CDS encoding ribonuclease E/G, whose protein sequence is MNNELIIRSGSSTDFALLKDGKLIELHKEEDDSDFSVGDIFIAKIRKSVPGLNAAFVNVGYEKDAFLHYHDLGPQVSSLLKFIKRVSTGKLKNYSLKDFPFENDIDKHGTITNVLKSNQSLLVQIVKEPISTKGPRISSELSIAGRYIVLVPFSNRISISQKIESSEEKERLKRLVKSIKPKGFGIIVRTVAEGKKVAELDKDLENLMGRWQSMCKKMHKAHHPSKVLGEMNRASSILRDVFNDTFTSIVVDDEDLCNQIKEYLQEIAPKKESIVKLHNPKIPVFEKYGIERQIKTSFGKTVSMSKGAYLVIEHTEAMHVIDVNSGNRSNKAKNQEDTALEVNLISAAEVARQLRLRDMGGIIVVDFIDMNNADNRRTLFNQLREEMKDDRAKHKILPPSKFGLIQITRQRVRPEMNIKTREDDPNGINGEVEAPIVLVEKIKVELEKLIKKEHKKITLSAHPFIAAFLTKGFPSTRSKWYFNHKRWVKIVPRDAYTYLEYHFHDKNGELIK, encoded by the coding sequence GTGAACAACGAATTGATCATTAGGTCAGGTTCCTCTACGGATTTTGCCTTATTAAAGGATGGAAAACTAATTGAATTACATAAGGAAGAAGACGACAGCGATTTTTCGGTAGGTGATATTTTTATTGCCAAAATCCGCAAATCTGTCCCAGGTCTAAACGCCGCATTTGTTAATGTAGGCTATGAAAAAGATGCGTTTTTGCATTACCACGACCTTGGTCCTCAAGTATCTTCTTTACTTAAATTCATAAAACGTGTAAGCACAGGTAAATTAAAAAATTATTCTCTTAAGGATTTTCCTTTTGAGAACGATATTGATAAACACGGTACTATTACCAATGTGTTAAAATCAAATCAATCACTATTAGTACAGATAGTAAAGGAACCGATATCTACCAAAGGCCCTCGAATTAGCTCAGAGCTTTCGATTGCTGGTCGATATATTGTTTTAGTTCCTTTTTCGAATCGAATTTCTATTTCTCAAAAAATAGAATCCTCAGAAGAAAAAGAACGTTTAAAAAGGCTTGTAAAAAGTATTAAGCCAAAAGGTTTCGGAATTATTGTACGTACAGTAGCAGAAGGCAAAAAAGTAGCAGAACTAGACAAAGATTTAGAGAATCTAATGGGACGATGGCAAAGCATGTGTAAAAAAATGCACAAAGCTCATCACCCTTCAAAAGTACTAGGTGAAATGAATAGAGCATCTTCTATATTAAGAGATGTATTTAATGACACTTTTACTTCTATTGTTGTAGATGATGAAGATCTCTGCAACCAAATCAAAGAGTATCTGCAAGAAATTGCTCCAAAAAAAGAATCAATTGTAAAACTTCATAATCCTAAAATACCAGTTTTCGAAAAATATGGTATTGAACGGCAAATCAAAACAAGTTTTGGCAAGACGGTGTCTATGAGTAAGGGTGCTTATTTGGTTATAGAGCATACAGAAGCGATGCATGTAATCGATGTAAATAGCGGTAACCGATCTAATAAAGCCAAAAACCAAGAAGATACTGCACTAGAGGTAAACCTAATTAGTGCAGCTGAAGTAGCCCGCCAACTGCGTCTTAGAGATATGGGAGGTATTATTGTAGTCGATTTTATCGATATGAATAATGCAGATAACCGTAGAACGCTCTTCAACCAATTGCGAGAAGAGATGAAAGACGATAGGGCAAAACATAAAATTTTACCGCCAAGTAAATTTGGCTTGATTCAAATCACGCGACAGCGTGTTCGACCAGAAATGAATATCAAAACCCGGGAGGATGATCCAAACGGAATAAATGGCGAAGTTGAGGCGCCTATAGTATTGGTAGAAAAAATTAAAGTCGAACTAGAAAAATTAATTAAAAAAGAACATAAAAAGATAACGTTAAGTGCGCATCCTTTTATTGCAGCTTTTTTAACCAAAGGATTTCCATCCACCCGATCCAAATGGTATTTTAACCATAAACGATGGGTAAAGATTGTACCTAGAGACGCTTACACGTATTTAGAATATCATTTTCACGATAAAAATGGTGAATTGATAAAATAA